One window of the Haloarcula halobia genome contains the following:
- a CDS encoding ArsA family ATPase has protein sequence MDKFVFFGGKGGVGKTTVSSAYGLKCAREGIDTLIVSTDPAHSTSDVFDQQFDDDPAPVDGYDHLWAMELDPDEEVERHMREIRSEMTDQVSPAIVNEIDRQIELAHRTPGAYEAAMFDRFIDVMRNSDDYDRVVFDTSPTGGTLRLLALPEFLESWIDRLAEKRRESVDLFEKAAIGDKEARAKLRDDPIIKRLAERKELFEFAGRTLREEAAFYLVLNPDELSIEESQRAITELTEAGLEVGGLVVNKVAPEPDPEESGTGATYLRKRHRTEQERLARIRGEFSQPIVATIQQRVSEVKGDLLSTVADEVDISVGAEKHTRRK, from the coding sequence ATGGACAAGTTCGTCTTCTTCGGCGGCAAGGGTGGCGTCGGCAAAACGACCGTCTCGAGCGCGTACGGGCTGAAGTGCGCCCGTGAGGGCATCGACACGCTCATCGTCTCGACGGACCCGGCCCACAGCACCTCGGACGTCTTCGACCAGCAGTTCGACGACGACCCGGCGCCGGTCGATGGGTACGACCACCTCTGGGCGATGGAACTGGACCCCGACGAGGAGGTCGAACGCCACATGCGCGAGATACGCTCGGAGATGACCGACCAGGTGAGTCCGGCCATCGTCAACGAGATAGACCGCCAGATAGAGCTGGCCCACCGGACGCCGGGCGCCTACGAGGCGGCGATGTTCGACCGGTTCATCGACGTCATGCGAAACAGCGACGACTACGACCGCGTCGTCTTCGACACCTCGCCGACCGGCGGAACCCTGCGCCTGCTGGCGCTCCCGGAGTTCCTGGAGTCGTGGATCGATCGGCTCGCCGAGAAGCGCCGCGAGAGCGTCGACCTCTTCGAGAAGGCCGCCATCGGCGACAAGGAAGCGCGCGCGAAACTCAGGGACGACCCCATCATCAAGCGCCTGGCCGAGCGCAAGGAGCTGTTCGAGTTCGCCGGCCGGACGCTCCGTGAGGAGGCGGCGTTCTACCTCGTGTTGAACCCCGACGAGCTCTCGATCGAGGAGTCACAGCGCGCGATAACGGAGCTGACCGAGGCCGGCCTGGAGGTCGGCGGCCTGGTGGTCAACAAAGTCGCCCCGGAACCGGACCCAGAGGAGTCCGGGACCGGCGCGACGTACTTGCGCAAACGTCACCGTACCGAACAAGAACGACTCGCGCGCATCCGCGGGGAGTTCAGCCAGCCGATCGTCGCGACCATCCAGCAGCGCGTCTCCGAGGTCAAAGGCGACCTGCTATCCACAGTCGCAGACGAGGTGGATATCAGCGTCGGCGCCGAAAAACATACACGTAGGAAATAG
- a CDS encoding carbon starvation protein A: MVQVIWLVLATLITFTAGYLGYSRYLARFVELDDSNETPAHKYEDGQEYVPAKKPVLLGHHYSSIAGGAPIVGPITAGVVWGWLPALLWIAIGNPLMGSVHDFVSLSGSLRHEGKSIGYIIGEYVGERGKKMLLWFAFLTIILVVAVFALVVAIVFNAYPQAATASMVYIALALLFGVYLYQLDLPFIPGTAAFVLAVFGGVFVGIEFPIALFPAAEAGTYPAGTIVLFGSGLSSIIPAAGTLGANTAGWIPVILLYAAIASVLPVWTLLQPRDFLSSFLLYAGVGGALLAVIVGTILGTSAEPLVINLDAYYGFMGTAGLPLFPLLFVTIACGTISGFHSLVSSGTTAKQLNKESDARTIGYGGMLGEGLLATVALGTVAIAGVTAGGGIGRALPNFASGGSVMLTSFGIPTAVGAPFMALVLVSFLLTSTDTAVRLGRYMAEEIVGTPDASSSAMRSVQEIGVNRYSNAVIQCVIAYALVASGSWASLWPLFGGANQLLAALALLTATVWLANWDDDKQLISTGVPMALMTTITVVALLYLALYQNLYQQFIQGGFAESAGLAARISVGVQIVLALVLVGLALSLVKIGYDNIQNVRGQPGAVAADGGEPSDD, encoded by the coding sequence ATGGTACAAGTAATCTGGCTCGTGTTGGCCACGCTGATAACATTCACGGCCGGATACCTCGGCTACTCGCGGTATCTGGCACGCTTCGTCGAGCTCGACGATAGCAACGAGACACCCGCACACAAGTACGAGGACGGGCAAGAGTACGTGCCGGCCAAGAAGCCGGTGCTGCTGGGACACCACTACTCCAGCATCGCCGGCGGGGCACCCATCGTGGGCCCCATCACTGCGGGCGTCGTCTGGGGGTGGCTGCCCGCACTCCTGTGGATCGCCATCGGCAACCCGCTGATGGGGAGCGTCCACGACTTCGTCTCGCTGTCGGGAAGTCTCCGGCACGAGGGGAAGTCCATCGGCTACATCATCGGCGAGTACGTCGGCGAACGCGGCAAGAAGATGCTCCTGTGGTTCGCGTTCCTGACCATCATCCTGGTGGTGGCGGTGTTCGCGCTGGTGGTCGCCATCGTCTTCAACGCGTACCCGCAGGCCGCGACGGCCAGCATGGTCTACATCGCGCTCGCGCTGCTGTTCGGGGTGTACCTCTACCAGCTCGACCTCCCGTTCATCCCGGGGACGGCCGCGTTCGTCCTCGCGGTGTTCGGGGGGGTCTTCGTCGGCATCGAGTTCCCCATCGCGCTGTTCCCGGCCGCGGAGGCGGGCACCTACCCCGCCGGCACCATCGTGCTGTTCGGGTCGGGACTCAGCTCGATAATCCCGGCCGCGGGCACGCTCGGGGCGAACACCGCGGGCTGGATTCCGGTCATCCTGCTGTACGCGGCTATCGCCTCGGTGCTCCCGGTGTGGACGCTGCTCCAGCCGCGTGACTTCCTCTCGTCGTTCCTGCTGTACGCGGGGGTCGGGGGCGCGCTGCTGGCGGTCATCGTCGGCACCATCCTGGGCACCTCGGCCGAACCGCTGGTCATCAACCTAGACGCGTACTACGGCTTCATGGGGACTGCGGGCCTGCCGCTGTTCCCGCTGCTGTTCGTGACCATCGCCTGCGGGACCATCAGCGGCTTCCACTCGCTGGTCTCCTCGGGCACCACGGCCAAACAGCTCAACAAGGAGTCCGACGCCCGGACCATCGGCTACGGGGGCATGCTCGGTGAAGGGTTGCTCGCGACGGTCGCGCTGGGAACCGTCGCCATCGCCGGCGTCACGGCCGGCGGGGGAATCGGGCGCGCACTCCCGAACTTCGCGTCCGGTGGCTCGGTCATGCTCACCAGCTTCGGCATCCCGACGGCCGTCGGCGCGCCGTTCATGGCGCTGGTCCTGGTTAGCTTCCTGCTGACCTCGACGGACACGGCGGTGCGGCTCGGGCGCTACATGGCCGAGGAGATCGTCGGCACGCCCGACGCGAGTTCGAGCGCCATGCGCTCGGTCCAGGAGATCGGCGTCAACCGCTACTCCAACGCCGTCATCCAGTGTGTCATCGCGTACGCGCTCGTCGCGAGCGGGTCGTGGGCGAGCCTCTGGCCGCTCTTCGGTGGCGCAAACCAGCTGCTGGCCGCACTGGCGCTGCTGACCGCGACGGTCTGGCTGGCCAACTGGGATGACGACAAGCAGCTCATCAGCACGGGCGTCCCGATGGCGCTGATGACGACCATCACCGTCGTCGCCCTGCTGTATCTCGCGCTGTACCAGAACCTCTACCAGCAGTTCATCCAGGGTGGCTTCGCGGAGAGCGCGGGCCTCGCGGCGCGCATCTCCGTCGGCGTCCAGATCGTCCTGGCGCTGGTACTGGTCGGCCTGGCGCTGTCGCTGGTCAAGATCGGCTACGACAACATCCAGAACGTCCGCGGCCAACCCGGTGCCGTGGCCGCAGACGGCGGCGAACCGAGCGACGACTGA
- a CDS encoding inorganic phosphate transporter, with product MVATSVLVTLVVASMASLFMAWAIGAGSSGSTPFAPAVGANAISVMRAGFFVGILGLAGAVLQGANVTETVGSGLVLFPDGGGLSAAASIVALITAAVLVAIGIFTGYPIATAFTVTGAVVGVGLAMGGQPAVAKYTQIAALWIAVPFVGSGMSYALAWSLRHEQVPERLLVPGLAGLVGAVLANVEFVLLAPGDEQASVARAATRALGTAGTPTMVAITLAVAAVAAGLLYRDVGIDPAAGQRHFLLVLGGLVAFSAGGSQVGLALGPLLPVLGEGPMAGVPITGVLLFGGIGLLVGSWTGAPRMIKTLAQDYSSLGPRRSIAALIPSFVVAQTAVFFGIPVSFNEIIVSAIIGSGAAAGDGEVSGAKMGKTVLAWIGSLVLAFALSFGLFRAVDALL from the coding sequence ATGGTAGCGACGAGTGTACTGGTGACGCTTGTGGTGGCGTCGATGGCGAGTCTGTTCATGGCCTGGGCCATCGGCGCGGGGTCCTCGGGGTCGACGCCGTTCGCGCCGGCGGTCGGCGCCAACGCGATATCCGTCATGCGCGCGGGCTTTTTCGTCGGCATCCTGGGGCTGGCCGGTGCGGTGTTGCAGGGCGCGAACGTCACCGAGACGGTCGGAAGCGGCCTCGTCCTCTTCCCCGACGGGGGCGGGCTCTCGGCGGCGGCCTCCATCGTGGCGCTGATCACGGCGGCCGTGCTTGTCGCCATCGGCATCTTCACCGGCTACCCCATCGCGACGGCCTTTACCGTCACGGGGGCCGTCGTCGGCGTCGGCCTGGCGATGGGCGGCCAGCCCGCCGTCGCGAAGTACACGCAGATAGCGGCGCTGTGGATCGCCGTCCCGTTCGTCGGCAGCGGCATGTCGTACGCGCTGGCGTGGTCGCTACGCCACGAGCAGGTCCCCGAGCGACTGCTCGTGCCCGGCCTGGCGGGCCTCGTCGGGGCGGTGCTCGCGAACGTCGAGTTCGTGTTGCTGGCCCCCGGCGACGAGCAGGCGTCCGTCGCGCGGGCGGCGACACGGGCGCTCGGGACGGCCGGCACGCCGACGATGGTCGCGATAACGCTCGCCGTCGCGGCGGTCGCGGCGGGGTTGCTGTACCGGGACGTTGGTATCGACCCCGCCGCCGGCCAGCGACACTTCCTGCTGGTGCTTGGCGGCCTCGTCGCGTTCTCGGCCGGGGGGAGCCAGGTGGGGCTCGCGCTCGGGCCCCTGCTGCCCGTGCTGGGCGAGGGACCGATGGCCGGCGTGCCGATCACCGGCGTCCTCCTGTTCGGTGGGATCGGCCTCCTGGTCGGGTCCTGGACCGGGGCGCCACGGATGATAAAGACGCTCGCACAGGACTACTCCTCGCTCGGTCCACGCCGGTCCATCGCGGCGCTCATCCCGAGTTTCGTCGTCGCCCAGACCGCCGTCTTCTTCGGTATCCCCGTCTCGTTCAACGAGATCATCGTCTCGGCCATCATCGGGTCCGGCGCGGCCGCGGGCGACGGCGAGGTCAGCGGGGCGAAGATGGGCAAGACGGTGCTGGCCTGGATCGGGTCGCTCGTGCTCGCCTTCGCCCTGAGCTTTGGACTCTTCCGTGCCGTCGACGCCCTGCTCTAG
- a CDS encoding amino acid-binding protein, with the protein MFDEIMQKFEDSPGQQDVIRLLLERGFSVNDEGRVVSGGIEIPNTGIAREAGVDRRVVNATTDAILEDDELRRIFRNISAVPSLLDLAPVLDLTAITVHVREAEEAGIVATVTSAIADHGISIRQVLTEDPEFTDEAVLYVITDEELPGDLINEIRALSFVRTIELA; encoded by the coding sequence ATGTTCGACGAGATCATGCAGAAGTTCGAGGACTCGCCGGGCCAGCAGGACGTCATCCGTCTCCTGCTGGAGCGGGGGTTCTCGGTCAACGACGAGGGGCGGGTGGTCTCTGGGGGCATCGAGATCCCAAACACCGGCATCGCCCGCGAGGCCGGCGTCGACCGGCGCGTCGTCAACGCCACGACAGACGCCATCCTCGAGGACGACGAACTGCGGCGCATCTTCCGGAACATCTCCGCCGTGCCGAGTCTGCTGGACCTCGCCCCCGTCCTCGATTTGACCGCCATCACCGTCCACGTCCGGGAAGCCGAGGAGGCGGGCATCGTCGCCACCGTCACCAGCGCAATCGCCGACCACGGGATCAGTATCCGGCAGGTCCTCACCGAGGACCCGGAGTTCACCGACGAGGCGGTGCTGTACGTCATCACAGACGAGGAGCTGCCCGGCGACCTCATCAACGAGATCCGCGCGCTGTCGTTCGTGCGGACCATCGAACTGGCCTGA
- a CDS encoding DUF6517 family protein, producing the protein MDWRALALALAGALVLAGCGGASDRVVASGSPAAVEDAALAATGYERVSRTNRTLNTTVRATISGDVEMDARRSVTAGTRHLVGYVQATYAVESLERRSTTTVTVLGNETTARTSTGPATLDRDRVRRLLAGVTH; encoded by the coding sequence ATGGACTGGCGCGCCCTCGCCCTCGCCCTCGCGGGCGCGCTCGTGCTCGCCGGCTGTGGCGGCGCGTCCGACCGCGTCGTCGCCAGCGGGTCGCCGGCGGCCGTCGAGGACGCGGCACTCGCTGCGACCGGGTACGAACGCGTCTCGCGGACGAACCGGACGCTGAACACGACGGTGCGGGCGACGATCAGCGGCGACGTGGAGATGGACGCCCGGCGGTCGGTCACCGCGGGGACGCGCCACCTCGTGGGGTACGTCCAGGCGACGTACGCCGTCGAGTCGCTCGAGCGTCGGTCGACGACGACGGTGACCGTGCTCGGCAACGAGACGACCGCGCGAACGAGCACCGGGCCGGCGACGCTCGACCGGGACCGGGTCCGGCGGCTCCTGGCCGGGGTGACGCACTAA
- the upp gene encoding uracil phosphoribosyltransferase — MSLEQRGEASLVTHALAKDELSRIRDVGTEQVSFRKGLVRLGRICGYEIIDGRMETEYVEIETPLTTTMGERVVGLDDVVIVNVLRAATPFVEGLLKAFPRARQGVISASRDESAGMNEDGQFPIAVDYVKMPEITPEDTVIVADPMLATGSTMCTVLEEITENAPTPEHLIVLSAVAAPPGIVRLTEAFPDVDLLTVAIDDELDKDGFIVPGLGDAGDRAFRTG; from the coding sequence ATGTCACTCGAACAGCGCGGTGAGGCCTCGCTCGTCACCCACGCGCTCGCCAAGGACGAACTGTCCCGCATCCGCGACGTGGGGACCGAACAGGTGTCCTTTCGCAAGGGACTGGTCCGCCTGGGTCGCATCTGTGGCTACGAGATAATCGATGGACGAATGGAGACCGAGTACGTCGAGATCGAGACGCCACTGACCACGACGATGGGCGAGCGGGTCGTGGGCCTCGACGACGTGGTCATCGTCAACGTCCTCCGGGCGGCCACGCCGTTCGTCGAGGGGCTCCTGAAGGCGTTCCCGCGCGCCCGGCAGGGCGTCATCTCTGCGAGCCGTGACGAGTCGGCCGGGATGAACGAGGACGGCCAGTTCCCCATCGCCGTCGACTACGTGAAGATGCCCGAGATCACCCCCGAAGATACGGTCATCGTCGCCGACCCGATGCTCGCGACGGGGTCGACGATGTGCACGGTCTTAGAGGAGATCACCGAGAACGCGCCGACGCCCGAACACCTCATCGTCCTCTCGGCGGTGGCCGCGCCGCCGGGCATCGTCCGCCTCACCGAGGCGTTCCCGGACGTCGACCTGCTGACCGTGGCCATCGACGACGAACTCGACAAGGACGGCTTCATCGTCCCCGGCCTGGGCGACGCGGGCGACCGGGCCTTCCGGACCGGCTGA
- a CDS encoding 2Fe-2S iron-sulfur cluster-binding protein, giving the protein MAALTVHTPDGETHELTAEAGAVLRDVLLEADLSPHGRYARRVNCGGRGLCATCGVRLGDAPAPDHWHDDLADRFGYPRLSCQLRVRDGMTVRLLDKRAWGGRK; this is encoded by the coding sequence ATGGCCGCTCTCACCGTCCACACGCCCGACGGCGAGACCCACGAACTGACCGCCGAGGCGGGCGCGGTCCTGCGTGACGTGCTCCTGGAGGCGGATCTGTCGCCACACGGCCGCTACGCCCGCCGGGTGAACTGCGGCGGCCGTGGTCTCTGTGCGACCTGTGGCGTGCGACTGGGCGACGCCCCCGCACCCGACCACTGGCACGACGACCTGGCGGATCGCTTTGGCTACCCACGTCTCTCCTGTCAGCTCCGGGTCCGTGACGGGATGACCGTTCGACTGCTGGACAAGCGTGCGTGGGGCGGGCGGAAGTAG
- a CDS encoding ArsR/SmtB family transcription factor has translation MSTPFPLRPAVEHTPESVSTFAFGDDETAAVLETLTSEKARAILAAVAERPGTASDVATRVETSLQNAHYHLTNLSDAGLVTDAGTWYSSKGTAMTVYAVTSERLELHLEPNDASAAMEPTLAPASDSPPTDTTTMGE, from the coding sequence ATGTCAACACCATTCCCGCTTCGCCCCGCTGTCGAACACACACCGGAGTCAGTGTCGACGTTCGCCTTCGGAGACGACGAGACGGCAGCAGTCCTCGAGACACTCACGTCGGAGAAGGCCCGGGCCATCCTCGCAGCGGTGGCCGAACGGCCCGGGACCGCATCCGACGTCGCGACCCGCGTCGAGACCTCCCTGCAGAACGCCCACTATCACCTCACGAACCTCTCGGACGCGGGTCTCGTCACCGACGCCGGAACCTGGTACTCCTCGAAAGGGACGGCGATGACCGTCTACGCGGTCACGAGTGAACGCCTCGAGCTCCACCTCGAGCCGAACGACGCCTCGGCGGCGATGGAACCGACGCTGGCACCGGCCTCGGATTCGCCGCCGACCGACACCACGACGATGGGTGAGTGA
- a CDS encoding IMPACT family protein, translating to MTDTYRTVAGRGEARFEVRGSAFIGHVAPAATVEAAEAFVESVREEYGDATHNVPAYRVRADPFREYASDDAEPSGSAGKPALNVLQQREVENVVAVVTRYYGGTNLGVGGLARAYSRAVRDGVDAAGVVEEVPHETFGVTVEYDDSGSVRGLLESAGVEFEAAYEADVTFDVRVPVAEGAALRDRIRSATSGRADIDVD from the coding sequence GTGACAGACACGTACCGGACCGTCGCGGGCCGCGGCGAGGCCCGTTTCGAGGTGCGGGGGTCGGCGTTCATCGGTCACGTCGCGCCCGCGGCCACCGTCGAGGCGGCCGAGGCGTTCGTCGAGTCGGTCCGCGAGGAGTACGGCGACGCGACGCACAACGTCCCCGCCTACCGCGTCCGCGCCGACCCCTTCCGAGAGTACGCGAGCGACGACGCAGAACCCTCGGGGAGCGCCGGCAAGCCCGCACTGAACGTCCTCCAGCAGCGCGAGGTGGAGAACGTCGTCGCCGTCGTCACCCGGTACTACGGCGGGACCAACCTCGGGGTGGGCGGACTGGCCCGCGCGTACTCGAGGGCCGTCAGGGACGGTGTCGACGCGGCCGGCGTCGTCGAGGAGGTGCCCCACGAGACGTTCGGCGTCACCGTCGAGTACGACGATTCGGGGAGCGTCCGGGGACTGCTCGAATCGGCCGGCGTTGAGTTCGAGGCCGCCTACGAGGCCGACGTGACCTTCGACGTGCGGGTACCGGTCGCCGAGGGCGCGGCCCTTCGCGACCGCATCCGGAGCGCGACTAGCGGGCGGGCAGACATCGACGTCGACTGA
- a CDS encoding GbsR/MarR family transcriptional regulator — translation MTGDETAVVTEDVIESIERSAEVYGLSRSAGRVYGVLYFADGPLSIPELVEETGYAKSTISTVTRKLTRIGMIHRRSSQGGGRRVRFAPEPDLWFVVQDVFRQYVDREMELTQRTFERALDDLADLEEDRSDRRREQIADLAETYEQFQTLLTMAMNHSPEDLITAIEQSDLD, via the coding sequence ATGACGGGCGACGAGACGGCGGTCGTCACGGAGGACGTGATCGAATCGATCGAACGGTCGGCCGAAGTCTACGGCCTCAGCCGGAGCGCCGGACGCGTCTACGGCGTGCTCTACTTTGCCGACGGCCCCCTTTCGATCCCCGAACTCGTCGAGGAGACGGGCTACGCGAAGTCCACGATCAGCACCGTCACCCGCAAACTCACGCGTATCGGGATGATCCACCGGCGGTCGTCCCAGGGCGGCGGTCGCCGCGTCCGCTTCGCTCCGGAGCCGGACCTCTGGTTCGTCGTCCAGGACGTCTTCAGACAGTACGTCGACCGGGAGATGGAACTGACACAGCGGACGTTCGAGCGAGCGCTCGACGACCTCGCGGACCTCGAGGAGGACCGGAGCGACCGACGCCGCGAGCAGATCGCAGACCTCGCGGAGACCTACGAGCAGTTCCAGACGCTTCTCACGATGGCGATGAACCACTCCCCGGAGGACCTCATCACTGCGATCGAGCAGTCGGATCTCGACTAG
- a CDS encoding SRPBCC family protein: MRTVEVTRTVPATVVAVDRGLSPAAVIEAEGTFNVVDTTEHDDGRTTVTARASGLGATFTFEPLEDGYRYSQEGAAGPFEAMETTLTRDRADGGARLTARSSVSLGLPLPSVTDRLAGWKRRGELERLLDTLAVELR, from the coding sequence ATGCGCACCGTCGAGGTCACGCGAACCGTCCCGGCCACCGTCGTCGCCGTCGACCGGGGACTCTCGCCCGCGGCCGTCATCGAGGCCGAAGGGACGTTCAACGTCGTCGACACCACGGAACACGACGACGGGCGGACGACGGTGACCGCACGGGCGAGCGGTCTCGGGGCGACGTTCACCTTCGAACCGCTCGAGGACGGCTACCGGTACAGTCAGGAGGGCGCGGCCGGCCCCTTCGAGGCGATGGAGACGACGCTCACCCGAGACCGTGCCGACGGCGGCGCGCGCCTGACCGCGCGGTCCTCGGTGAGTCTGGGACTCCCGCTGCCGTCGGTGACCGACCGGCTCGCCGGGTGGAAGCGACGCGGCGAGCTCGAGCGACTGCTCGACACCCTCGCGGTGGAGCTGCGGTAG
- a CDS encoding DUF5828 family protein — MADIEESVSGFKTQGGWVDVVEHGERITEALKDVLADGDVDADIDSDALTEFDEWRPKSHERLDEDVNKKTAEQASVNEGKGEQAGKDPDEDLQTAGEKLSESYENLDEPSEAMDKWGESVDYVTRAADSAGRKALRKVEDVVYKNVMTQIAPYYFDNELVSANLRRINGDDRPEYVFEVNVNDDDLKMRVSNTLADFEQSVDRWHVDTEKATDAVEAAEGVEATEPGDETDAKTN, encoded by the coding sequence ATGGCTGACATCGAAGAGAGCGTCTCGGGGTTCAAGACGCAAGGCGGCTGGGTCGACGTCGTCGAACACGGCGAGCGCATCACGGAGGCACTGAAGGATGTGCTCGCCGACGGGGACGTCGACGCCGACATCGACAGCGACGCGCTCACCGAGTTCGACGAGTGGCGGCCCAAGAGCCACGAACGGCTCGACGAGGACGTCAACAAAAAGACCGCAGAGCAAGCAAGCGTCAACGAGGGCAAGGGCGAGCAGGCGGGCAAGGACCCCGACGAGGACCTACAGACCGCCGGCGAGAAGCTGAGCGAGTCATACGAGAACCTGGACGAACCGAGCGAGGCGATGGACAAGTGGGGCGAGTCGGTCGACTACGTCACCCGCGCGGCCGACTCGGCCGGCCGGAAGGCGCTTCGCAAGGTCGAGGACGTCGTCTACAAGAACGTGATGACCCAGATCGCGCCCTACTACTTCGACAACGAGCTGGTCAGTGCGAACCTCCGGCGCATCAACGGCGACGACCGGCCCGAGTACGTCTTCGAGGTCAACGTCAACGACGACGACCTGAAGATGCGCGTCTCGAACACGCTGGCGGACTTCGAGCAGTCGGTCGACCGCTGGCACGTCGACACGGAGAAGGCCACCGACGCGGTCGAAGCCGCGGAGGGCGTGGAGGCGACAGAACCCGGTGACGAGACCGACGCCAAGACGAACTGA
- a CDS encoding cupin domain-containing protein: MAYHHVAVEDLEPTSDRPSTQRPVSAAAGLENLSAHVYEVDPGEQVPLAYHYHDDQEELFYVVEGTLSVETPEGTYSVGADEAFAVEPESPQRAFVPADADGPARAFVVGAPAVDDAHAYDGG, translated from the coding sequence ATGGCGTACCATCACGTCGCCGTCGAGGACCTCGAGCCGACGTCCGACCGGCCGAGCACGCAGCGCCCGGTCAGCGCCGCGGCGGGCCTCGAGAACCTGAGCGCACACGTCTACGAGGTCGACCCCGGCGAGCAGGTACCGCTGGCCTACCACTACCACGACGACCAGGAGGAGCTGTTCTACGTCGTCGAGGGGACACTCAGCGTCGAGACGCCCGAGGGGACCTACAGCGTGGGCGCCGACGAGGCCTTCGCCGTCGAGCCCGAGAGCCCCCAGCGTGCGTTCGTCCCCGCGGACGCGGACGGCCCGGCCCGGGCGTTCGTCGTCGGAGCGCCGGCCGTCGACGACGCCCACGCCTACGACGGGGGGTGA
- the hisB gene encoding imidazoleglycerol-phosphate dehydratase HisB, protein MTDRTAAVTRETAETDIDVTLDVDGDGDSTVDTGVGFFDHMLTSFATHGLFDLTVDCDGDLEIDAHHTVEDVAITVGQAFDEALGEKRGIQRFADRKVPLDEAVASVVVDVSGRPYFSFDGEFSQAEVGGMTSHMAKHFCRSLSTNAGLTLHCGVEGENAHHEVEALFKSLARALDDATRIDERRSDVASTKGEL, encoded by the coding sequence ATGACCGACCGCACGGCGGCCGTGACGCGCGAGACGGCCGAGACGGACATCGACGTGACGCTCGACGTCGACGGTGACGGCGACAGCACCGTCGACACCGGCGTGGGCTTCTTCGATCACATGCTGACGTCGTTTGCGACACACGGCCTGTTCGACCTCACCGTCGACTGCGACGGCGACCTGGAGATAGACGCCCACCACACCGTCGAGGACGTGGCCATCACCGTCGGCCAGGCCTTCGACGAGGCGCTGGGCGAGAAGCGCGGTATCCAGCGCTTCGCCGACCGCAAGGTCCCGCTGGACGAGGCCGTCGCCAGCGTCGTCGTCGACGTCTCGGGCCGGCCGTACTTCTCGTTCGACGGGGAGTTCTCCCAGGCCGAGGTCGGCGGGATGACCAGCCACATGGCAAAGCACTTCTGTCGCTCGCTTTCGACGAACGCCGGCCTCACCCTGCACTGTGGCGTCGAGGGCGAGAACGCCCACCACGAGGTCGAGGCGCTGTTCAAGAGCCTGGCACGGGCGTTAGACGACGCTACGCGCATCGACGAGCGCCGGTCGGACGTCGCGAGCACGAAAGGCGAGCTGTAG